DNA from Hypanus sabinus isolate sHypSab1 chromosome 16, sHypSab1.hap1, whole genome shotgun sequence:
AATGTACTAAGAAGGTTATGTCAACACTGGAAGCATTATTTTGTAAGTGAAGCAGCATCTAATGAAAGACCAAGGTAGGGTTATTATTTCAGATCACTCCTTTGTTGTAACCTCTGCTATGGTAATGAACCACAGAGATCTGTAAAGTTATGAATTCAGTCTGCAGTGAAACCACTGGATTAGAAAGAGAAAACCAGTCAATGTTTTCAAACTTCTTAGTCATGAGACCAGACGATTTGCCCTATAAAATTTGAATAAAGATGGAATAGGCTTGGAACAGATGACTACATATGACCTGCTCCATCCAGATTTTAGATTTAAAATGTTCGTTTCACAAGGGTTTGGGGATCTAACCCAATACATCAGATCATTCAGGACATGAGAAAGGAACGTGGAAAGATTGGATGAGAAGCATTGTAAACCTAACATAAGAAGATAGAAACACCTTTGAACAGACTTATGCACCGAAGGAAAGCATAAAATTACTAAATAGAATTGAGCAAATGTTTGTATTATAAATATTTCAGATGGTGAATATTTTGCAAATAAAATTATATTTATCTTATGATTCAGTAAACACAAAGAATACATTAGTGCAAATAAATTACATTCAAATGAAAATATTACATTAACTTTTCTGTAAATGTGAAGTAACGGCATCAGTCCGATGGGAACACATAAAAACTAAATGACAACCCAGTGATTTCAGAACAGATGCTTACAAATTTTTATATGTGAGGACTGCCCGGTGCTCCAAATTCCATCCCTGTTGAGTTACTTTGGTTTTAGTCAATGCAGAAGAGAATATTATTTTACAGAGTTGAATTGATCTTTACAGAGAGTATTATATTATTGTGACAAAAGTACCTATGTCACCCAAAATCCTTCCTGAGGTCCAGACCTGCTCCTGTTAAGTACTTATGCACCCTATGGAATCATTGGTGCCATAACTCTTATGAATAAAGTCATTTCTAGGTATCTTGTCATGAAGTAAATACAATAGCACATAGTTACTATTGTACTATTACTAATATTGCTGGATTGGGGCACAAATAGGAAGGTCCCAGGATGCAGAGGATAGCTTTTCTGCCAATTTTCTTTCACCTTACactttcactgtctctctctttGGAGCCTGTCTGTATCCACTAATTTATGCACCCGGATAGGGAACTGCTAACATGTGCCACTCTTGTTGGGTGCCTTCATTCTCCCCCTAATTACGTAACAGACTTGAGGAACATTACTTCACTTAACAGTGCAATGTAACATTTGTTTACATAATATTTTACCTCTTATGAAAAGAGGTTTCATTAGATAATTCCAAATTAGGAATATTGCATCTGAACATCAGACAATGGACATACAACATGTCCAGTAACCCATCTCTTGCTGATTGAAACATTGTACCGCGGGACTAAATGCTCTTATATAAATAGTGTAGTGAGCAGTAAGCATTATCCCCTCTCCCAACCAAATGAATCAACCAAGTCTACAGCAGGAGAGttacataacaataaataatttGCACCCGTACCATTGATAGTCCTTGAGTTGTATGGAAGTTATTCCTCCAGAATTCAAAACCCTGAGGTTTGTTAAAGTGCTGCCTGTTGTACAATCGGAGAGAATCTAACTTTATATCAGAAATGCTCCAAAATACGTGTCAGGGATATCCAGTTCGACATTTTCCTGCTTCGGATAGTGGATTGTGGCTTGAATCCAACTCTTGGATGTCATGTAGACTAGTGTGCTAGACTGATCAAACGCATCCTCTGCTTCCTGCAACAGCTTCGCCTCCATGCTCAAAAGTTGATTGCAGGTACCCCTTCTGCAATGCTTGAGTTCTAACTTGACAGGCAAAGTGTTTCCGCATCGATTCAGGACGGTGCATTTCACTTTCAGCTTGGCGTATACATAGTACATCCCATCCTTGATGCTGTGTAGCTCTTGCCCTTCTAAATGGAAACCAGCACCCAGGTAGCTACCTGGTATCCCTTCGGCGGCTAACCATGTTACGGTTCGGTTCAAATCTATAGACAGAAACAAAACAGCCATTAGATTACTGCAAGTGAATTTGCTGCAGATCTAAatacaaatactgtatattagcACCATTTCTAAATGCTATAAACTTTGGGTGAAAGCTTCACGGGGCTTCCTCACTCCAAGGCTGGTGAAAGTGCTTAATGAACGACTACAATATAAAGCCAGCGTCGGAAGCTCGAGCGCTTGACTAATCTGTGAAAGTAGCACAACTGTTAGGGATGAAATAGCGGTTTCCCCCtgttgcctgtaaagagtttatacATACACCCCATgactc
Protein-coding regions in this window:
- the LOC132406471 gene encoding uncharacterized protein LOC132406471 isoform X1, whose protein sequence is MHWSQNTRCLFESTSEQSERSLQKMPHQEDLREVTVIPTHSSWPSKQPQESSQCNPQCQRRLLAAVFVSVLLLFITIVGLLCAFCLFVYPRLPRDVKDKQYAALLTPQFDLNRTVTWLAAEGIPGSYLGAGFHLEGQELHSIKDGMYYVYAKLKVKCTVLNRCGNTLPVKLELKHCRRGTCNQLLSMEAKLLQEAEDAFDQSSTLVYMTSKSWIQATIHYPKQENVELDIPDTYFGAFLI
- the LOC132406471 gene encoding uncharacterized protein LOC132406471 isoform X2 — protein: MQLVESMLQAYKTMKCNMSLKIHFLHSHLDFFPASLGAAGDEHGERFHQDVVVMEKRYQGNWNPSMPQYAALLTPQFDLNRTVTWLAAEGIPGSYLGAGFHLEGQELHSIKDGMYYVYAKLKVKCTVLNRCGNTLPVKLELKHCRRGTCNQLLSMEAKLLQEAEDAFDQSSTLVYMTSKSWIQATIHYPKQENVELDIPDTYFGAFLI
- the LOC132406471 gene encoding uncharacterized protein LOC132406471 isoform X3, encoding MEMPRRVQKDCMGGITDNAKSPAYTEVLQYAALLTPQFDLNRTVTWLAAEGIPGSYLGAGFHLEGQELHSIKDGMYYVYAKLKVKCTVLNRCGNTLPVKLELKHCRRGTCNQLLSMEAKLLQEAEDAFDQSSTLVYMTSKSWIQATIHYPKQENVELDIPDTYFGAFLI